In the Chroococcidiopsis sp. SAG 2025 genome, one interval contains:
- a CDS encoding response regulator transcription factor, which translates to MMSDRPINLLLIDPDSIYRTGLRVVLEQHSQVRVAAEAADSQAVLQNISALGIDVAIVELRLSDSSVMGWQLCQQIKTQYPNLPILILTCHPEPSQLAAARQAGVEGFCHKGITAEEIIHIIRELAAGRSYWESGVGKRVPGEVSSASEPRSRESEIVGVGLSDLSGSRSTIQTNLPFQWFLIGTRDRLRRSGLQQINGNLAQVTARLQEPGLPTLDRAMLAGQRRELLAARWVVERLLVVGNEEGQGRQGGTRGPRDRSAKPFPKGREWGLGGRRGTRRTDRKLPRSSRLPTPDSRLPTPDSPTTNNHIYFNAGKIRI; encoded by the coding sequence ATGATGAGCGATCGCCCTATTAACCTACTACTAATCGATCCAGACTCTATCTACCGCACGGGTTTGAGGGTCGTTTTAGAGCAACATTCACAGGTACGAGTAGCAGCAGAAGCAGCAGATAGTCAGGCTGTCTTGCAGAACATATCAGCACTAGGAATAGACGTAGCGATCGTAGAGCTGAGATTGTCTGATTCTTCTGTCATGGGATGGCAACTATGTCAGCAAATCAAAACTCAATATCCCAACCTGCCGATCCTCATACTGACTTGCCACCCCGAACCCAGTCAACTCGCCGCAGCAAGACAAGCGGGTGTAGAGGGATTTTGTCATAAAGGAATTACCGCAGAGGAAATAATTCATATAATTCGAGAATTGGCAGCAGGGCGATCTTATTGGGAGTCGGGAGTCGGGAAGCGGGTTCCAGGCGAGGTGTCCTCCGCATCGGAACCGCGTAGTCGGGAGTCGGAAATTGTAGGGGTGGGTTTATCAGATCTGTCTGGAAGCCGATCGACAATACAGACAAACCTGCCCTTCCAATGGTTTTTAATCGGAACGCGCGATCGTCTGCGACGATCGGGGCTACAACAAATAAACGGCAATTTGGCGCAAGTCACAGCAAGGCTGCAAGAACCTGGACTCCCTACACTCGATCGCGCCATGCTTGCAGGGCAAAGGCGAGAATTATTAGCAGCGCGGTGGGTTGTCGAGCGGTTGTTGGTTGTAGGGAATGAGGAAGGACAAGGAAGACAAGGGGGAACTCGGGGTCCCCGCGACCGTTCGGCGAAGCCGTTCCCGAAGGGCAGGGAGTGGGGATTAGGGGGGAGAAGGGGGACAAGGAGGACAGACAGAAAACTTCCTCGCTCCTCCCGCCTCCCGACTCCCGACTCCCGACTCCCGACTCCCGACTCCCCAACAACCAACAACCATATTTACTTCAACGCGGGAAAGATTAGAATTTAG
- a CDS encoding DUF3685 domain-containing protein: MTSIPLEIDIFREDKKRELLHLILKKIEDILADLRFSQVHSDRLPVMQAAILRDLWQATTIDFFGRYSTLLVEGITVDFVNSLLQAEIVVQTAILDKIPLVSDLFSYLLFATPLVIDNISFAAESLEAKERAEIILQNLIIQLANAVVQPLLNQFAELEVIKQNYYDRRLISTREIERFRNSLSWKYRARTYFEEPRQIFESRYEMLLLAPRGIAKISIYAPRDRELTRLSGIPLVVTLALELRDAIAPRIQAVVSFVGKGIIFVLTQVVGKTIGLIGRGVLQGLGGSWQESKNKRL; the protein is encoded by the coding sequence TTGACTTCTATTCCCTTAGAAATTGACATTTTTCGAGAAGATAAGAAACGGGAACTGCTGCACTTAATTCTCAAGAAAATAGAGGATATCTTAGCAGATTTACGCTTTTCTCAAGTCCACAGCGATCGCCTTCCTGTAATGCAAGCCGCTATTCTACGGGATTTGTGGCAAGCAACAACTATAGATTTTTTTGGGAGATACTCTACTCTGTTAGTGGAGGGAATTACTGTAGATTTTGTCAATAGTTTGTTACAAGCTGAAATTGTCGTGCAAACAGCAATTTTAGATAAAATTCCTCTCGTCAGCGATCTATTTTCCTATCTACTATTTGCTACACCTTTAGTTATCGATAATATTTCCTTTGCGGCTGAAAGTTTGGAGGCGAAGGAAAGAGCGGAAATAATTCTACAGAATTTGATAATTCAACTTGCAAATGCTGTCGTACAGCCACTTTTGAATCAATTTGCCGAACTAGAAGTTATCAAACAAAATTATTACGATCGCCGTTTAATTTCCACAAGGGAAATAGAGCGATTCAGAAATAGTTTATCGTGGAAATATCGGGCTAGGACATATTTTGAAGAACCCCGCCAGATTTTTGAAAGTCGCTATGAAATGTTATTGCTAGCACCACGTGGAATTGCCAAAATATCAATTTACGCACCTCGCGATCGCGAATTAACGCGACTTTCAGGAATTCCACTAGTCGTAACTTTAGCTCTTGAATTACGAGATGCGATCGCGCCTCGTATACAAGCGGTGGTATCGTTTGTGGGTAAAGGAATTATTTTTGTTTTGACCCAAGTTGTAGGAAAAACAATCGGTTTAATTGGCAGGGGAGTTTTACAAGGTTTGGGTGGTTCTTGGCAGGAAAGTAAGAATAAACGATTGTGA
- a CDS encoding Uma2 family endonuclease — protein MIASPQQTYLTADEYLQLEDASNIKHEYIDGQVYAMAGASDPHVTIALNLATLLRSHVRGSGCRVYIADMKARLESLNRFYYPDVMVTCDPRDRETSTYKCFPSLIVEVLFDSTEAFDRGDKFVDYQELESLREYVLINTKRQRVECFRRNEEGLWVWQSYTPQQTTFRLDSVGFESTLAALYEDVTFT, from the coding sequence ATGATTGCCTCCCCACAACAAACCTACCTCACCGCCGACGAATACCTCCAACTGGAGGATGCGAGCAACATCAAGCACGAATATATTGATGGGCAAGTCTATGCTATGGCTGGGGCAAGCGATCCCCACGTTACCATTGCCCTTAACCTTGCCACGCTTCTTCGCAGCCATGTTCGAGGTTCCGGTTGCCGTGTCTATATTGCTGATATGAAAGCACGGCTCGAATCGCTGAATCGATTCTACTATCCCGATGTCATGGTGACTTGCGATCCGCGCGATCGCGAAACCTCTACTTACAAGTGTTTTCCTAGTCTAATTGTCGAAGTCTTGTTCGATTCTACTGAAGCCTTTGATCGCGGTGACAAATTTGTTGATTATCAAGAACTAGAAAGCCTCCGCGAGTACGTCCTGATTAACACCAAGCGGCAGCGAGTTGAGTGCTTCCGACGCAACGAGGAAGGGTTATGGGTGTGGCAGTCTTACACACCACAGCAGACAACATTTCGGCTCGATAGTGTAGGTTTTGAGTCAACGCTAGCAGCACTTTACGAAGATGTCACCTTTACCTAA
- a CDS encoding 4-hydroxybenzoate solanesyltransferase, whose protein sequence is MNTIAPQQSSEPTWLKIIRLLRWDKPEGRLILMIPALWAVLLAARATPPLLLVGVIVLGTFATSAAGCVANDLWDRDIDPQVERTRNRPLASRALSIRVGIVVGCVALVCAFILSLYLNQLSFWLCVAAVPVILLYPGAKRVFPVPQLVLSIAWGFGVLISWSAVTGSLDKATWLLWGATLCWTLGFDTVYAMSDREDDKRIGVNSSALFFGKYAPEAIAVFFAGTVFLLGWLGVVMQLHLGFWLTLVLAASGWIWQYTRLRDPQLPNPAYGEMFRQNVWLGFLLLGGMIAGILV, encoded by the coding sequence ATGAATACGATCGCACCACAACAGAGTTCCGAACCAACCTGGCTAAAAATTATCCGACTGTTACGCTGGGATAAGCCAGAAGGACGTTTAATTTTAATGATTCCCGCTCTGTGGGCGGTGCTTTTAGCAGCTAGAGCGACTCCACCCTTACTACTAGTAGGAGTCATCGTCTTGGGGACTTTTGCCACTAGTGCTGCTGGGTGCGTAGCGAACGATCTTTGGGATCGAGACATCGATCCGCAAGTAGAAAGGACTCGCAATCGTCCGCTTGCTTCCCGCGCTTTATCTATCCGAGTAGGAATTGTAGTTGGTTGCGTTGCTTTAGTTTGTGCTTTTATTTTGTCTTTGTACTTAAACCAATTATCGTTTTGGTTGTGTGTCGCCGCCGTACCCGTTATTTTGCTTTATCCAGGGGCAAAGCGAGTGTTTCCCGTCCCTCAATTGGTGTTATCTATTGCCTGGGGTTTTGGCGTATTAATTAGCTGGAGTGCCGTCACGGGAAGTTTAGATAAGGCAACTTGGCTGCTGTGGGGCGCAACTTTATGCTGGACGCTAGGATTTGATACAGTTTATGCGATGAGCGATCGCGAGGATGACAAGCGCATCGGCGTGAATTCTAGTGCTTTATTTTTCGGTAAATACGCCCCAGAAGCGATCGCGGTTTTCTTTGCTGGTACTGTGTTTTTACTCGGTTGGCTGGGTGTAGTCATGCAGCTACATCTAGGTTTTTGGCTTACCCTTGTCTTGGCTGCATCTGGCTGGATTTGGCAATATACTCGGTTGCGCGATCCGCAGTTACCAAATCCTGCTTATGGAGAAATGTTTCGTCAGAATGTTTGGTTGGGTTTTCTGTTACTCGGGGGGATGATTGCGGGGATTTTGGTTTGA
- a CDS encoding Ppx/GppA phosphatase family protein gives MVDSVFTSWQSIPAQIVEQEQILAAIDMGTNSLHMVVVSIEPKLPAFTIITREKETVRLGDRNPETGELKPEVMARAIATLRRFQDIAKSCNADSIIAVATSAVREAPNGREFLHQVKEEIGLNVDLISGYEEARRIYLGVLSGMEFNNQPHAIIDIGGGSTEIILGDSHEPRSLSSNKIGAVRLTSEFVTTDPITNSEYQYLQAYVRGMLERAAEDLHAHLQPGEIFRLVGTSGTIETVATIIAREKTGTVPSPLTGYEFSLRELRQLVDRLRKLNYSERAAIPGMNDRRSEIILAGATILQEAMTLLAAETLVVCERSLREGIIVDWMLTHGLIEDRLRYQSSIRQRSVIKTAQKYQVNLEHSDRVANFAMSLFNQTQGILHQWGLEEQELLWASAMLHNCGHFVSHSAHHKHSYYLIRHGELLGYTETEIEIIANIARYHRKSNPKKKHESYRNLPSKRDRQIINHLSAFLRLAVALDRRQIGAVKRVRCDRHSDSKEFYLYLTPSQPNDDCALELWSLDYKKALFETEFDVKLVAALEPATVSVR, from the coding sequence ATGGTTGATTCTGTTTTCACTAGCTGGCAGAGTATTCCCGCTCAAATTGTAGAGCAAGAACAGATCCTCGCGGCGATCGACATGGGGACAAACTCTCTGCATATGGTAGTAGTCAGTATAGAGCCGAAACTGCCAGCTTTTACCATCATTACTAGAGAAAAAGAAACTGTCCGCTTAGGCGATCGCAACCCAGAAACGGGAGAATTGAAACCAGAGGTGATGGCAAGGGCGATCGCAACTTTACGCCGTTTTCAAGACATTGCCAAGAGCTGCAACGCTGATTCTATTATTGCTGTAGCGACGAGCGCTGTCCGCGAAGCACCCAACGGACGCGAGTTTTTACATCAAGTCAAAGAAGAAATCGGCTTAAATGTTGACTTGATTTCTGGGTATGAAGAAGCACGTCGCATTTATCTCGGCGTACTATCGGGAATGGAATTCAACAACCAACCCCATGCCATTATCGACATTGGTGGTGGTTCTACAGAAATAATTTTGGGAGATAGCCACGAACCGCGTTCTCTCAGCAGTAACAAAATTGGAGCTGTCAGACTTACCTCAGAATTCGTCACTACAGATCCGATTACTAACAGCGAATATCAATATCTTCAAGCCTACGTGCGGGGAATGTTAGAACGTGCGGCGGAAGACTTGCACGCACACTTACAGCCAGGGGAAATTTTCCGCTTAGTGGGAACTTCTGGCACGATTGAAACGGTAGCAACAATTATTGCTAGAGAAAAAACGGGTACAGTACCGTCTCCCTTGACTGGGTATGAATTTAGTTTGAGGGAATTGCGACAATTAGTCGATCGCCTGCGGAAGCTAAATTATAGCGAACGGGCAGCAATTCCAGGGATGAACGATCGCCGTTCGGAAATTATCCTTGCAGGGGCGACAATTTTACAAGAGGCGATGACGCTGCTAGCAGCTGAGACATTGGTAGTGTGCGAGCGATCGCTGCGAGAAGGCATCATTGTAGACTGGATGCTGACTCACGGTTTGATTGAAGATCGCCTGCGCTATCAAAGTTCCATCCGCCAGCGAAGTGTGATTAAAACAGCACAGAAATATCAAGTTAACTTAGAGCATAGCGATCGCGTGGCTAATTTTGCCATGAGTTTATTTAACCAAACCCAAGGAATTTTGCACCAATGGGGTTTAGAAGAACAAGAATTGCTGTGGGCATCTGCAATGTTACATAATTGCGGACACTTTGTCAGTCATTCTGCTCATCACAAACACTCATACTACTTAATTCGGCACGGAGAATTATTAGGATACACTGAAACAGAAATTGAAATCATTGCCAATATTGCCCGCTATCACCGCAAAAGTAACCCGAAGAAAAAGCACGAATCCTATCGAAATTTACCTAGCAAACGCGATCGACAAATTATCAATCATTTAAGCGCTTTTCTACGCTTAGCAGTGGCTTTAGATCGCCGTCAAATTGGTGCGGTGAAGCGCGTGCGTTGCGATCGCCATTCAGATTCAAAAGAATTTTACTTGTATCTAACTCCGTCTCAACCTAATGATGATTGTGCTTTAGAATTGTGGAGTTTGGATTATAAAAAGGCATTATTTGAAACAGAATTTGACGTGAAGTTAGTAGCCGCTTTAGAACCTGCGACAGTATCAGTTCGTTGA
- a CDS encoding undecaprenyl-diphosphate phosphatase has protein sequence MSFLQRQMFKLLMVGVAACAAVIALPIKVLGVQPNIAVEESGMTVLQSFVLGIVQGLTEFLPISSTAHLKVVPVVLGWGDPGIAYTAVIQLGSIAAVLWYFWKDLAQIVTGTIKSIANSDYDSREFGTALGIVLGTIPIVFFGLLIKIFYPGFDKSPLRSLAAIAVYSIVMSCLLGLAEILGNRKRKFNEPMVKDGVLMGLAQTLALFPGVSRSGSTLTAGLFLGLERAKAARFSFLLSIPAITLAGLVELKDALEVGIGSDGILNLIVGVVSSGIFSYLAIAWLLRYLQTKDTWIFVWYRLAFGIAILAAIGFGVLSNV, from the coding sequence ATGTCTTTTTTACAACGTCAAATGTTTAAGCTTCTGATGGTAGGTGTAGCTGCTTGTGCAGCAGTCATTGCTTTACCTATTAAGGTTCTCGGCGTGCAACCCAATATAGCCGTAGAGGAGTCTGGAATGACTGTATTGCAATCCTTCGTTCTGGGGATAGTCCAAGGATTGACAGAATTTTTACCAATCAGCAGTACGGCGCATTTGAAAGTTGTACCAGTCGTACTGGGATGGGGAGATCCTGGTATTGCCTATACTGCCGTAATTCAACTTGGTAGTATCGCCGCCGTGCTATGGTACTTCTGGAAAGACTTAGCGCAAATTGTCACCGGAACCATTAAATCGATCGCCAACTCAGATTATGATTCCAGAGAATTCGGCACGGCGTTAGGTATTGTCTTAGGTACGATACCCATCGTGTTCTTTGGATTGCTGATTAAAATCTTCTATCCTGGTTTTGATAAATCACCTCTACGTAGCCTAGCAGCGATCGCGGTGTATTCGATCGTGATGTCTTGTTTATTAGGGTTAGCAGAGATTTTGGGCAATCGCAAACGTAAATTTAACGAACCTATGGTTAAAGATGGCGTGTTAATGGGCTTAGCTCAGACACTCGCTTTATTTCCTGGAGTATCTCGTTCTGGTTCTACACTCACAGCCGGACTATTTTTAGGATTAGAACGAGCAAAAGCTGCCAGATTTTCTTTTTTACTGAGTATTCCCGCTATTACACTAGCAGGTCTAGTTGAATTGAAAGATGCTTTAGAAGTCGGAATTGGCAGCGATGGAATCCTAAATTTGATCGTCGGGGTAGTTTCATCTGGTATTTTTTCCTACCTCGCGATCGCATGGTTGTTGCGTTACCTACAAACTAAAGACACTTGGATCTTCGTCTGGTATCGACTCGCCTTTGGCATCGCAATTCTAGCCGCGATCGGGTTTGGAGTTTTATCGAATGTTTAA
- a CDS encoding TIGR03279 family radical SAM protein — translation MSDITIRPARISKVLPDSIAAEIGFEPGDAIVSINDTRPRDLIDYQFLCADEVLQLDVLDAAGKTHTVEIEKDYDEDLGLEFETALFDGLIQCNNRCPFCFIDQQPPGKRQSLYLKDDDYRLSFLYGSYLTLTNLTQKEWQRIEQMRLSPLYVSVHATEPEVRVRLLKNPRAAQILEQIEWFRERRLQIHAQVVVCPGINDGVHLKRTLLDLAKFYLGDPEEVPAVTSVAVVPVGLTRFRPDEDELIPVTPEKATEVIAQVKALQQRFRQQLGTNFAWLADEWFLVAGEDLPPQSHYEDYPQIDNGVGSIRLFLKHFASAAKHLPLQVEPSRRFIWVVGNAVEKAFQPILRQLNQVNGLRIDMVALCSHYWGQKISVTGLLTGQDLLEGLYGKDLGNAVILPAVMLKYGENCFLDDMTVEELSHKLNIPILPVRGVEELIDTCIK, via the coding sequence ATGAGTGACATCACTATTCGTCCTGCTCGCATTTCTAAAGTTTTGCCTGATTCCATTGCCGCTGAAATTGGCTTTGAACCAGGAGATGCGATCGTATCCATCAATGATACTCGTCCCCGCGACTTAATTGATTATCAATTTTTGTGTGCTGATGAAGTGCTGCAACTGGATGTCTTAGATGCAGCAGGTAAAACTCATACGGTTGAAATTGAGAAAGACTACGACGAAGATTTAGGACTAGAGTTTGAGACAGCTCTGTTCGATGGGTTAATTCAGTGTAACAATCGCTGTCCGTTCTGTTTTATCGACCAGCAACCTCCAGGTAAGCGACAGAGTTTATATCTAAAGGATGATGACTATCGCCTTAGCTTTCTTTATGGCTCATACCTGACACTGACAAACCTCACCCAAAAGGAATGGCAGCGAATCGAACAAATGCGCCTGTCTCCTTTGTATGTCTCAGTCCACGCTACCGAACCTGAAGTTAGGGTGCGGCTGCTAAAAAATCCTAGAGCCGCTCAAATTTTAGAGCAGATTGAATGGTTTCGAGAACGAAGACTGCAAATTCACGCTCAAGTTGTTGTTTGTCCTGGGATTAACGATGGCGTGCATCTGAAAAGAACGTTGCTCGATCTAGCAAAATTTTATCTTGGCGATCCTGAGGAAGTACCAGCAGTGACTTCTGTTGCTGTCGTACCAGTAGGCTTGACACGGTTTCGTCCAGATGAAGATGAGTTAATCCCAGTGACTCCAGAAAAAGCAACTGAAGTCATAGCCCAAGTCAAAGCTTTGCAGCAGAGATTCCGCCAGCAGCTAGGCACTAACTTTGCTTGGTTAGCAGATGAGTGGTTTTTGGTTGCAGGGGAGGATTTACCACCGCAATCTCATTATGAAGATTATCCTCAAATCGATAACGGTGTGGGTTCAATTCGCCTATTTTTGAAACATTTTGCTAGTGCAGCCAAACATCTTCCGCTGCAAGTCGAGCCATCGCGCCGATTTATCTGGGTTGTTGGTAATGCCGTAGAAAAAGCGTTTCAACCAATTTTACGACAGTTAAATCAAGTAAATGGGCTGCGGATAGATATGGTAGCTCTGTGTAGTCACTATTGGGGACAAAAAATTTCTGTCACCGGATTACTCACAGGACAAGATTTATTAGAAGGGTTATATGGTAAAGACTTAGGTAACGCGGTCATACTGCCTGCCGTGATGCTGAAGTATGGCGAAAACTGTTTTTTGGATGATATGACAGTAGAAGAGTTATCTCATAAATTAAATATCCCAATTCTCCCAGTAAGGGGAGTTGAGGAACTCATCGATACTTGTATTAAGTAA
- a CDS encoding glycoside hydrolase family 10 protein, which translates to MSKNFDIFAFLPTLVRARSVNFLVETLLASLLLPLAFYLPATAAEKPAVLAVVKSEDNAAQWTEISSRLQAAGVNYCVVDLAAVKNASDLSDRSVIFLPNVENIDFNQALALEAWMSRGGKVIASGAVGSTSQPGVRQLLSSLLGAYWGFPLDAPNNLQTLQGNSKDWLEPAGNEGLVLGGVVIPTGVNSRPIAIWQSQINQAAVVKSDHATVLGWRWGSSTVSPGDFDRAWLRASLSQYISLPESATVAPQNCSSAVAYESREPVGEGLQTLPYTSRESENRAEETRSRGAEEHQPSSRSVMPAPTVNRQPTTNYQQQTINNKLPADEAIERIAPPGLDGVQAFALKQELDNLIGRFESAQLAARAFSGSIANGNATAQLTNSEATAVATTGSFVGTLPESAARAVAEAKAIAKTLPQAIAQKNFAGARQQWHKAQALLWQNYPVEQYAAQPEIRAMWLDRGSIIRAGSEQGLAKIFDRLAAAGINTIFFETVNAGYPIYPSQVAPQPNPLVRGWDPLASAVKLAHDRNMELHAWVWTFAAGNKRHNQLINLPDDYPGPVIAAHPEWASYDNRGSLFPPGQGKPFLDPANPAARQYLLRLYEEIVSRYNVDGLQLDYIRYPFQDPSADRTYGYGIAARQQFQQLTGVDPTTIKPSDRDLWQRWTQFRTQQIDSFVAQASRYLKQKRPNLVMSVAVFPLSEHDRTHKLQQHWEVWANRGDVDLIVPMTYALDSYRFQRLAQPWITSSKLGSALLLPGIRLLNLPTMGAFDQIQLVRDLPGSGYALFAVENLNDELQQVFHNTQGTKVKVTAPVPYRQPFHTAAARYAHLRQEWQFLLTNERLWLKGTALNEFNTRSQNLETALDRLAQTPSVSNLAAARTALNSFQTQFKDWMRSQALENSYQVNVWSNRLTTLERLLNYGERVVLKSSSPLARQR; encoded by the coding sequence ATGTCTAAAAATTTTGATATTTTTGCTTTCTTACCAACCCTGGTAAGGGCTAGGTCTGTGAATTTTTTAGTAGAGACGTTACTAGCGTCTCTACTTTTGCCTCTTGCCTTCTATTTACCTGCTACAGCCGCAGAGAAACCCGCAGTTTTAGCTGTAGTTAAAAGCGAGGATAATGCTGCTCAGTGGACGGAAATTTCTTCGCGCTTACAGGCGGCGGGAGTCAATTATTGCGTCGTCGATTTGGCTGCTGTCAAAAATGCCAGCGATTTGAGCGATCGCTCTGTTATATTTCTGCCTAACGTAGAGAATATTGACTTTAACCAAGCACTTGCCTTAGAAGCATGGATGAGCCGGGGTGGTAAAGTCATAGCCAGCGGTGCTGTTGGAAGTACGAGTCAGCCAGGGGTGCGCCAGCTCTTAAGTTCGCTTTTAGGGGCATACTGGGGATTTCCCTTAGATGCTCCCAATAACCTACAAACCTTACAGGGCAATAGTAAAGATTGGCTGGAGCCAGCTGGAAATGAAGGTTTGGTACTGGGAGGAGTTGTGATTCCTACTGGTGTGAATAGTAGACCGATCGCGATTTGGCAATCACAAATAAATCAAGCCGCAGTCGTCAAAAGCGATCACGCCACGGTTTTAGGTTGGCGTTGGGGGTCTAGTACTGTATCGCCAGGAGACTTCGATCGCGCTTGGTTGAGAGCCTCTTTGAGTCAGTATATTTCCTTGCCTGAGTCGGCTACGGTAGCGCCGCAGAATTGTAGTAGTGCGGTGGCATATGAGAGTCGGGAGCCGGTAGGGGAGGGTTTGCAAACCCTCCCGTACACGAGTCGGGAGTCGGAAAACAGAGCAGAGGAGACTAGGAGCAGGGGAGCAGAGGAGCATCAACCGTCTTCACGTAGTGTAATGCCAGCGCCAACTGTCAACCGTCAACCAACAACAAACTATCAACAACAAACTATCAACAACAAACTCCCAGCAGATGAAGCCATTGAAAGAATTGCCCCACCAGGTTTAGATGGCGTACAGGCATTTGCGCTCAAACAAGAGTTAGATAATCTGATTGGCAGATTTGAAAGCGCTCAGTTAGCAGCTCGTGCTTTTAGTGGCAGCATAGCTAATGGTAATGCAACGGCACAGCTGACTAACTCTGAAGCAACGGCTGTGGCGACAACTGGCTCCTTTGTGGGTACGTTACCAGAATCGGCAGCTAGGGCAGTCGCAGAGGCGAAAGCAATTGCCAAAACTTTACCCCAGGCGATCGCCCAAAAGAACTTTGCGGGGGCGCGTCAGCAATGGCACAAAGCACAAGCACTACTATGGCAAAACTACCCCGTCGAACAGTACGCGGCTCAACCAGAAATTCGGGCGATGTGGCTAGACCGAGGTAGTATTATTCGTGCGGGATCGGAGCAAGGATTGGCAAAGATTTTTGACCGTCTCGCCGCTGCTGGTATCAATACAATCTTTTTTGAAACCGTTAACGCTGGCTATCCGATCTATCCCAGTCAAGTTGCACCTCAACCCAACCCACTAGTTAGAGGCTGGGACCCGTTAGCATCAGCGGTGAAGTTAGCCCACGATCGCAATATGGAGTTACACGCTTGGGTGTGGACTTTTGCCGCAGGTAACAAGAGACATAATCAGCTGATAAATTTACCCGACGATTACCCAGGACCCGTCATTGCCGCTCATCCCGAGTGGGCGAGTTACGATAATCGCGGTAGTTTATTTCCGCCTGGTCAAGGTAAGCCATTTTTAGACCCAGCCAACCCCGCCGCCAGACAATATTTATTACGGCTTTACGAAGAAATTGTCAGCCGCTACAACGTGGATGGTTTGCAACTAGACTACATCCGCTATCCTTTCCAAGACCCCAGCGCCGACCGGACTTATGGTTATGGAATTGCCGCAAGGCAGCAGTTTCAACAACTGACGGGCGTAGACCCAACGACAATTAAACCGAGCGATCGCGATTTATGGCAAAGGTGGACGCAGTTTCGCACGCAACAAATCGATAGTTTTGTCGCTCAAGCTTCCCGCTACTTGAAGCAAAAGCGCCCTAACTTGGTGATGTCTGTGGCTGTCTTTCCCCTATCAGAACACGATCGCACCCATAAGTTACAGCAACACTGGGAAGTCTGGGCAAATCGCGGCGATGTAGATTTGATCGTGCCGATGACCTATGCTCTAGATTCTTACCGTTTTCAGCGCCTCGCCCAACCCTGGATTACCTCTAGCAAACTCGGTTCGGCTTTGCTGCTGCCAGGAATTCGCTTGCTGAACTTACCAACTATGGGTGCATTCGACCAAATTCAGCTCGTTAGAGACTTACCCGGGAGCGGTTACGCCCTTTTTGCTGTAGAAAACCTCAACGATGAACTCCAGCAAGTTTTTCACAACACCCAAGGCACAAAAGTCAAAGTGACTGCACCAGTCCCTTATCGTCAGCCTTTCCACACAGCAGCGGCGCGTTACGCTCATTTGCGCCAAGAGTGGCAATTCTTGCTGACAAACGAGCGGCTTTGGTTGAAGGGGACGGCACTGAATGAGTTTAATACTCGATCGCAAAACTTAGAGACTGCTTTGGATCGCTTAGCTCAAACTCCTTCTGTCAGTAACTTAGCAGCAGCTAGGACAGCCCTGAATAGCTTCCAGACTCAGTTTAAAGATTGGATGCGATCGCAAGCGTTAGAAAATTCTTACCAAGTCAACGTGTGGTCAAATCGCCTCACAACCTTGGAAAGGTTATTGAATTACGGCGAACGAGTTGTGCTGAAATCATCGTCACCTTTGGCTAGACAGCGCTAG